Proteins encoded together in one Pseudomonas sp. ADAK13 window:
- the tssJ gene encoding type VI secretion system lipoprotein TssJ, whose product MIPRFLLAVATALLLTACAKDAAKPEAPEAEADTAAVELHFHAISGLNPGSNGQAAPVRVRIFELKNAATFSRSDYFALADRAQSTLGLDLLDQDEVVIQPGQQLSVQRDLDPSTRQIGLLVGYRELDRAEWRTVLNVPARQYTEYQISLDVHAVRADVVVPPSSPAQ is encoded by the coding sequence TTACTCGCAGTCGCCACCGCGCTTCTGCTGACGGCGTGTGCCAAGGATGCAGCCAAACCCGAGGCCCCCGAGGCTGAGGCAGACACCGCCGCCGTCGAGCTGCATTTTCACGCCATCTCCGGGCTCAACCCCGGTTCCAATGGCCAGGCAGCCCCGGTGCGGGTGCGGATTTTCGAACTGAAAAACGCCGCCACCTTCAGCCGTTCCGACTACTTCGCCCTGGCCGATCGCGCCCAGTCGACCCTCGGCCTCGACCTGCTCGACCAGGACGAAGTGGTGATCCAGCCCGGCCAGCAACTGAGCGTCCAGCGCGATCTCGACCCGTCCACGCGCCAGATCGGCCTGCTGGTGGGCTATCGCGAACTGGACCGCGCCGAGTGGCGCACCGTACTCAATGTGCCAGCGCGCCAGTACACCGAATACCAGATCAGCCTCGATGTGCATGCCGTGCGTGCCGACGTCGTGGTTCCCCCATCCAGCCCTGCCCAATAA